Proteins from one Entomospira culicis genomic window:
- a CDS encoding cation:dicarboxylate symporter family transporter, translating to MSDWMMMAGIGVVFFAMLLVLRGMAKNPKQFNFSKRVFAGLAFGILFGAVLQVLFLEQHAQMLFKTLEWTNLVGQAYLGLLQMIIMPLIIVSISSAILNMKQDENLAGATGQIIGVLVATTAISAMIGIGISLVFNLQAPDVITSDMTNRGAVLEGMVDANNLGMAHQIRQMLPDNPFKDMAGIRKTSTLGVVIFVALFSLAARQIANKKEKSFSLIKDGVTALHDVVMRLLTIVLRLTPYGVFAMMTNLMATSSFEEMLKFVYFLGASYLGLLLIFLVHLLLISISGLNPATYVKKGWPVFLFAFTSRSSMGTIPLNVKAQTQSMGVSESSANLSASLGGSIGQNGCAGLYPAMLAIMIMISSGMDITIGTIIQLILVVAISSFGVAGVGGGATFAALIVLSIMNLPVALVGVLISVEPLIDMGRTAINVSGAMTSGLVSSRWQKTLNLERYNDPTASIQEE from the coding sequence ATGAGTGATTGGATGATGATGGCTGGCATTGGAGTGGTCTTTTTTGCGATGCTTTTGGTGCTTAGAGGCATGGCGAAAAATCCTAAGCAATTTAATTTTTCCAAGCGCGTCTTTGCGGGCTTGGCCTTTGGTATTCTTTTTGGGGCAGTGTTGCAGGTGCTCTTTTTAGAGCAGCACGCGCAGATGCTCTTTAAGACGCTGGAGTGGACAAACTTGGTGGGGCAAGCCTACCTTGGTCTTTTGCAGATGATTATCATGCCATTGATTATCGTCTCGATCTCTAGTGCGATCTTGAATATGAAGCAAGACGAGAATCTCGCGGGAGCAACCGGACAAATTATCGGGGTGCTGGTGGCAACAACTGCGATATCGGCGATGATTGGTATTGGTATCAGCCTTGTATTTAACCTGCAGGCACCAGATGTGATTACTAGTGACATGACCAACCGAGGCGCTGTGCTGGAGGGAATGGTTGATGCTAATAATCTTGGGATGGCGCATCAAATTAGACAAATGCTACCAGATAATCCGTTTAAAGATATGGCGGGTATCCGTAAGACCTCTACGCTAGGTGTGGTGATTTTTGTGGCGCTCTTTTCTTTGGCAGCGCGTCAAATTGCAAACAAAAAAGAGAAGAGCTTCTCTCTTATTAAAGACGGTGTAACGGCGCTTCATGATGTGGTGATGCGTCTTTTAACGATTGTTCTACGCTTAACTCCTTATGGTGTTTTTGCTATGATGACCAACTTAATGGCTACAAGTTCTTTTGAGGAGATGCTCAAATTTGTCTACTTCCTTGGTGCTAGCTACTTGGGACTCTTGCTTATCTTTTTGGTGCATCTTCTTTTAATTTCTATCAGTGGACTTAATCCTGCTACGTATGTCAAAAAAGGCTGGCCGGTCTTTCTCTTTGCTTTTACCAGCCGTAGCTCGATGGGAACAATTCCGCTTAATGTTAAGGCGCAGACCCAGAGCATGGGGGTGAGCGAGAGCTCTGCGAATCTCTCGGCAAGTTTGGGTGGGTCAATTGGACAAAATGGTTGCGCGGGTCTCTATCCTGCTATGCTCGCGATTATGATTATGATCTCTTCTGGCATGGATATTACGATTGGTACGATTATTCAGTTGATTTTAGTGGTAGCTATTAGTAGCTTTGGTGTAGCGGGAGTAGGTGGTGGTGCGACCTTTGCCGCGCTCATTGTCTTGAGTATCATGAATTTACCCGTAGCTTTGGTTGGTGTCTTAATTTCGGTAGAACCACTTATCGATATGGGACGTACGGCTATCAATGTCAGTGGTGCGATGACTTCCGGACTTGTGAGTAGTCGCTGGCAAAAGACGCTTAATCTTGAGCGCTACAACGATCCAACGGCATCAATTCAAGAAGAGTAA
- a CDS encoding CoA-disulfide reductase, producing MKIIVVGATAAGTTFAAKMRRNKKDAQIILLEKSNTTSLGACGLPFYVGGFFDNPHHMIARTPEQFVESGIDTRILHEALSVNAKDKSILIKDLAKNQEYSESYDALVIATGASVAPMPFSLAEGVDIYPLRRLEDGIRLHEALHSSTPKHVAIIGAGFIGIEVVEGALKLGHQVSLIDGAPKPMANSVDEEFQNLIDEELNAHNVKGYYGSFIKAIDQNKSIILENGQRISADIIVWAGGIVPATMWLEPSGIAMERGVIQTDRNGETSLTDIYAIGDCATVHHLVLDKPFYSPLATTANKMGRFLADHLAGVATGDFTGMMGSASLKACDLEVVRVGLSEGEAKRHGVSYQSAFIEDKDHTNYYPDAQKIWIKLLYDDTGVILGAQLAGKRGAALRGSAMAFAVAKRMTIKELGLLDIPYSPPFARTWDALNVAGNASKLK from the coding sequence ATGAAGATTATTGTGGTGGGGGCAACGGCAGCGGGTACGACATTTGCAGCCAAAATGCGTCGAAATAAAAAGGATGCACAGATTATCTTATTAGAGAAGAGTAACACGACGAGCTTAGGCGCGTGTGGTTTACCTTTTTATGTTGGCGGATTTTTTGACAATCCCCATCACATGATCGCCCGTACGCCCGAGCAATTTGTGGAGAGTGGCATTGATACGCGTATTTTACATGAAGCATTGTCGGTTAATGCAAAAGATAAATCGATTTTAATTAAAGATTTAGCGAAAAATCAAGAGTACTCCGAGAGCTATGATGCTTTAGTGATTGCGACGGGTGCAAGCGTAGCGCCCATGCCATTTTCTCTCGCCGAAGGGGTGGATATTTATCCCTTGCGTCGCTTAGAGGATGGTATTAGGTTACACGAGGCGCTTCATAGTAGTACGCCCAAACACGTGGCAATCATCGGTGCGGGTTTTATCGGCATCGAGGTGGTCGAAGGGGCGCTCAAGCTTGGGCATCAAGTCTCTCTTATTGACGGCGCGCCAAAACCAATGGCAAATAGCGTGGATGAGGAATTTCAGAATCTCATTGATGAGGAATTAAATGCCCACAATGTAAAAGGTTATTACGGATCGTTCATTAAGGCGATCGACCAAAATAAGAGCATTATCTTAGAAAATGGTCAACGTATTTCTGCGGATATTATTGTCTGGGCGGGGGGAATTGTGCCGGCAACAATGTGGCTAGAGCCCAGCGGCATTGCGATGGAGCGTGGTGTGATTCAAACCGATCGCAACGGGGAAACATCACTGACGGATATCTATGCAATCGGCGACTGCGCAACGGTGCATCATTTGGTATTGGATAAACCATTTTATAGTCCGCTCGCAACGACAGCCAATAAGATGGGGCGTTTTTTAGCCGATCACTTGGCGGGTGTAGCAACTGGTGATTTTACGGGAATGATGGGCAGTGCGAGTCTTAAAGCGTGCGACTTAGAGGTGGTACGCGTGGGGCTCTCGGAGGGAGAGGCAAAGCGTCATGGTGTTAGCTATCAAAGTGCGTTTATCGAAGATAAAGATCACACCAATTACTATCCCGATGCGCAAAAAATTTGGATCAAGCTTCTTTACGACGATACAGGCGTCATTTTAGGGGCGCAACTTGCAGGAAAGCGTGGGGCAGCTCTACGCGGTAGCGCCATGGCATTTGCTGTGGCTAAGCGCATGACGATTAAGGAGTTGGGTCTCTTGGATATTCCCTATAGTCCACCTTTTGCGCGCACTTGGGATGCCCTCAATGTGGCAGGCAACGCCTCGAAATTAAAATAG
- a CDS encoding MBOAT family O-acyltransferase: MNRVTSNALPLLNLMLPLAISFFTFQQIAFLVDSYKGNVRHTNFLDYTLFITFFPQLIAGPIVSHSEMTPQFLDANNRKISSVNTARGIFIFSLGLFKKVIIADTFALWANAGFGDVNLDFFSAWQTSLSYTFQLYFDFSGYSDMAIGLALLFNIHLPINFNSPYKALNIQDFWRRWHMTLSRFLSTYVYIPLGGNRQGKYRTYVNLTITFLLGGIWHGAGWTFIIWGLLHGLALVMHRMWRQWNIRMPNIIAWLLTFGFINGAWVFFRANNVREAMTLFKGMLGLNGFGNMQSNIETLIDFILSNSFSINTSLTIPIITIYIFSALLIILKMKNSQEQLIQFTTNYRTLFLASMSFLIAFLALLSDNNVSDFLYFNF, from the coding sequence ATGAATAGAGTAACCTCCAATGCACTTCCGTTGCTTAACCTAATGCTACCCTTGGCCATCTCTTTCTTCACGTTTCAACAAATTGCATTCTTAGTGGATAGTTATAAGGGTAATGTTCGACATACCAATTTCCTAGACTATACCCTCTTTATCACCTTTTTCCCTCAGCTTATTGCAGGTCCCATCGTTAGCCACAGTGAAATGACTCCCCAGTTCTTAGATGCTAACAACCGTAAAATAAGTAGTGTGAATACAGCTCGAGGTATTTTTATCTTCTCTTTGGGACTATTTAAAAAAGTTATCATTGCAGATACGTTTGCATTATGGGCTAATGCAGGCTTTGGAGACGTTAATTTAGACTTTTTTTCTGCATGGCAAACCTCTTTGAGCTACACCTTTCAATTATACTTTGACTTTAGTGGCTATAGTGATATGGCGATTGGCTTGGCATTACTCTTCAACATTCATCTACCGATCAATTTTAATTCACCGTACAAAGCCCTAAACATTCAAGATTTTTGGCGACGTTGGCATATGACATTAAGTAGATTTTTATCCACCTATGTATATATTCCACTAGGTGGCAATCGTCAAGGCAAGTATAGAACCTACGTCAACCTCACGATCACTTTTTTATTAGGTGGAATTTGGCATGGCGCTGGGTGGACATTCATTATTTGGGGTCTCTTGCATGGCTTGGCATTAGTCATGCATCGTATGTGGCGTCAATGGAATATACGTATGCCTAACATTATAGCCTGGTTGCTTACGTTTGGGTTTATCAACGGTGCTTGGGTCTTCTTTCGTGCCAATAACGTTCGCGAGGCAATGACTCTTTTTAAAGGCATGCTAGGTCTCAATGGCTTTGGTAACATGCAGTCCAATATCGAGACCCTCATTGATTTCATTTTGAGTAATTCATTTTCCATCAACACTAGTCTCACGATTCCGATAATTACTATATATATTTTTAGCGCTCTCCTTATCATCCTTAAAATGAAAAATTCGCAAGAACAACTCATCCAGTTTACAACTAATTATCGAACGCTCTTCCTAGCATCTATGAGTTTTTTAATAGCTTTTCTCGCCTTATTGTCAGATAATAATGTCAGTGATTTTCTATATTTTAATTTCTAA
- a CDS encoding SGNH/GDSL hydrolase family protein codes for MNYKKWILFFFTNIIFVMLSIGAFNFFTDYDILYENPHSFYFKRIQRGVDALNAGNSIIDSSYHIRQGALQRRLHLENKNPPIFALGTSRLLLLNSSHLQTNNHFINLSIHGGGINGIIEMWQYFLNRNNPSLPIPQYAIIEFSPPSREENIFVDETLFRAWSEKYLDREIQQRSLERRRSFQTMRRAELFSFSYLLQNLQFINRDNFFAIPNEMLVGKRTIQSDGSYTLHNHSPQDEKHFIDFGEMLTKDNQRYQAYRTLIKVLALDMQSYGITPILLLTPYPPLTYDTSIERSDFLHIVEADILGFATEHGVPVVGSFNPYRYNLDASYFRDANHPTAEMWAILFENFTFGDTDAL; via the coding sequence ATGAATTATAAAAAATGGATACTTTTCTTCTTTACCAATATCATCTTTGTCATGCTATCAATTGGTGCTTTTAACTTTTTTACTGATTATGATATTTTGTATGAAAATCCTCATAGTTTTTACTTTAAGCGTATACAGCGTGGCGTTGATGCGCTGAATGCTGGTAACTCGATTATTGATTCAAGCTATCACATCAGACAAGGAGCTTTACAACGACGCTTACATTTAGAGAATAAAAACCCACCTATTTTTGCACTAGGCACATCACGTTTACTGCTATTGAATAGCAGTCATCTTCAAACTAATAATCACTTTATCAACTTAAGTATTCATGGTGGTGGTATTAATGGTATCATTGAAATGTGGCAATATTTTTTAAATAGAAATAACCCATCTTTACCGATACCACAATACGCCATCATTGAATTTTCTCCCCCTTCTCGTGAAGAGAACATATTCGTTGATGAAACGCTATTTAGGGCATGGAGTGAAAAATATCTTGATAGAGAGATACAACAACGCTCATTAGAAAGACGAAGATCATTTCAAACCATGCGTAGAGCCGAACTCTTCTCGTTTTCCTATTTGTTACAAAATCTTCAATTTATTAACCGAGATAATTTTTTTGCGATACCTAATGAGATGCTTGTTGGCAAAAGAACCATACAGTCTGATGGTAGTTATACGTTACATAATCATTCACCCCAAGATGAAAAACACTTTATTGATTTTGGTGAAATGCTGACCAAAGATAACCAACGATACCAGGCATATCGCACTTTAATCAAAGTACTAGCGTTAGATATGCAAAGTTATGGTATTACGCCGATTCTGCTACTAACCCCTTATCCTCCATTAACCTATGATACCTCTATAGAGCGTAGCGACTTTTTACACATAGTTGAGGCTGATATTTTGGGATTTGCTACAGAGCATGGCGTCCCCGTCGTTGGGAGCTTTAATCCATATCGATATAACCTCGATGCCTCATACTTCCGAGACGCTAACCACCCCACCGCGGAGATGTGGGCGATTTTGTTTGAAAATTTTACCTTTGGAGATACTGATGCTCTTTAA
- the groL gene encoding chaperonin GroEL (60 kDa chaperone family; promotes refolding of misfolded polypeptides especially under stressful conditions; forms two stacked rings of heptamers to form a barrel-shaped 14mer; ends can be capped by GroES; misfolded proteins enter the barrel where they are refolded when GroES binds) gives MAKQLKFDDDARKGLLSGVEQLSKAVKVTLGPKGRNVLLDKKFGAPTITKDGVSVAKEIELEDPYENMGAQLIKEVASKTNDVAGDGTTTATVLAYSIVKEGLKSVAAGINPMGIKRGIDRSVALAVAEIQKVAKPINDKEEISQVATISANNDTIIGEEIAHAMEKVGKDGVIAVEESKTIETTTDFVEGMQFDRGYISPYFASNRENMTSLLNDPFILICDKKITVMSELLPVLEKIAQTGKPILIIAEDVEGEALATLVVNALRGALQVVAVKAPGFGDRRKAMLEDIAILTGAEVISDDLGMKLENTELTQLGRAKSVKVEKENTTIINGSGAESAINHRVAQLRDQIKETSSEYDREKLQERLAKLAGGVAVINVGAVTEVELKEKKHRVEDALSATRAAIEEGIVPGGGVTLAQVAFALEKTDLSTFTEEEKVGFKIVHRALEEPIRQIAENAGVDGSIVADRVKREKAGTGFDANKMEWVDMVKAGIIDPAKVTRSALQNAASIAGLLLTTNCAITDIPTKEESPAGGAHPGMGGMGMM, from the coding sequence ATGGCAAAACAGCTAAAATTTGACGATGACGCACGTAAAGGTCTCCTTAGTGGTGTCGAACAGCTTAGCAAGGCGGTAAAGGTAACCCTTGGCCCTAAGGGGCGCAATGTTTTGTTGGATAAGAAATTTGGTGCGCCCACCATCACCAAAGATGGCGTAAGCGTGGCCAAAGAGATCGAACTCGAAGATCCTTATGAAAATATGGGCGCGCAACTCATTAAAGAAGTTGCCAGCAAGACCAACGACGTCGCCGGTGATGGTACCACTACCGCTACCGTACTCGCCTACTCCATCGTAAAAGAAGGTCTAAAAAGTGTGGCAGCTGGTATCAACCCGATGGGCATCAAGCGTGGTATCGATCGATCCGTTGCACTTGCCGTGGCAGAAATCCAAAAAGTGGCAAAACCCATCAACGATAAAGAGGAGATCAGCCAAGTTGCCACCATCTCCGCCAACAATGACACCATCATTGGTGAAGAGATTGCTCACGCCATGGAGAAGGTTGGGAAAGATGGCGTTATCGCCGTGGAAGAGAGCAAGACTATCGAGACAACCACCGACTTCGTCGAGGGTATGCAATTTGATCGTGGCTATATCAGCCCCTACTTTGCATCCAACCGCGAAAACATGACATCCCTTCTAAACGATCCCTTTATCCTTATTTGCGATAAGAAGATTACTGTCATGAGCGAGCTTCTTCCTGTCTTGGAGAAGATCGCCCAAACGGGTAAACCTATTCTTATCATTGCTGAAGATGTAGAAGGCGAAGCGCTCGCGACCTTAGTCGTGAACGCCTTACGTGGTGCCCTCCAAGTGGTTGCTGTTAAGGCTCCGGGCTTTGGCGATCGTCGTAAAGCAATGCTTGAGGATATCGCTATCTTAACGGGTGCGGAAGTGATCTCTGATGACCTTGGCATGAAGCTAGAAAATACCGAGCTCACCCAGCTAGGTCGTGCAAAAAGCGTCAAAGTGGAGAAAGAGAATACCACTATTATTAATGGTTCTGGCGCCGAAAGTGCTATCAACCATCGTGTGGCGCAACTTCGCGACCAAATCAAAGAGACTTCCAGTGAATACGATCGGGAAAAATTACAAGAGCGTCTTGCCAAACTCGCAGGTGGCGTTGCCGTGATCAATGTCGGTGCGGTTACCGAAGTCGAGCTCAAAGAGAAAAAACACCGCGTAGAAGATGCCCTAAGCGCAACCCGTGCTGCTATTGAAGAGGGAATTGTTCCTGGGGGTGGCGTAACCCTAGCCCAAGTTGCCTTTGCTCTCGAGAAGACCGATCTCTCAACCTTTACCGAGGAGGAGAAAGTAGGCTTTAAGATTGTCCATCGCGCGCTAGAGGAGCCTATTCGCCAAATTGCCGAGAATGCTGGCGTCGATGGTTCGATTGTCGCCGACCGTGTGAAGCGTGAAAAAGCCGGCACTGGCTTTGATGCCAATAAGATGGAGTGGGTGGATATGGTTAAGGCTGGTATCATCGACCCCGCAAAAGTAACCCGTAGCGCACTACAAAATGCCGCTAGCATTGCAGGACTACTCCTCACCACCAACTGCGCCATTACCGATATCCCTACCAAAGAAGAGTCGCCTGCTGGGGGTGCTCATCCTGGTATGGGTGGCATGGGAATGATGTAA
- a CDS encoding hemolysin family protein — MLLSYVLLLVVILSFSALFSIAETAYTSLSPLQVEKMKSDKNRFARLSAKLASNGESLIGSILVGNNIANTVAGALATMLTIKYLGQGAVAYSTAILTLVILIFAEVTPKQIALNHNEFFAVLLAPFLQVFVIILKPVVALVSFFGMFFNRLLGGKKAKPFSLDSILHMVKLAEASGTVQQYEKEAVTGLFRLADHTVQSVLTHRKDVFSLDASMSIHEALAEVAAQSFTRIPVYGERGCEEIIGVVLENDLIKAYLHGDGDKSLHSIMKNPIYVPSSLPLKELLAVFHRESLNIAIVLDEYGGLAGVASREDVLEEILGELYDEDENPELVMESLGDALRLSGDLPIYRLEEVAGERITHDKHIFTVAGLLAEKLERIAEVNDEVIFDVGKFIVEQVTENRIESLLFYPKREENTPLLEDFSE, encoded by the coding sequence ATGTTATTATCGTATGTGCTTCTTTTAGTCGTTATACTCTCTTTTTCTGCTCTCTTTTCTATTGCAGAGACCGCCTACACCTCGCTCTCACCTTTACAGGTAGAGAAAATGAAAAGCGATAAGAATCGATTCGCACGGCTAAGCGCTAAGCTTGCCAGCAACGGAGAGAGTTTAATCGGCTCTATCTTAGTAGGCAACAACATCGCCAACACCGTAGCCGGTGCGCTGGCAACCATGCTCACCATTAAGTATCTTGGGCAAGGTGCTGTTGCTTACTCCACGGCTATTTTAACGCTGGTTATTCTTATCTTTGCAGAAGTAACCCCCAAGCAAATCGCCCTAAACCACAACGAATTCTTTGCTGTGCTCCTTGCACCTTTCCTCCAAGTCTTCGTGATTATCCTAAAACCAGTGGTGGCCTTGGTCTCCTTTTTTGGGATGTTCTTTAACCGTCTTTTAGGCGGGAAAAAAGCCAAGCCCTTCAGCCTAGATAGCATTCTTCATATGGTCAAACTTGCCGAAGCCTCGGGTACGGTGCAACAGTATGAGAAAGAGGCCGTTACGGGGCTCTTCCGTCTAGCAGATCACACGGTACAGTCGGTGCTCACCCACCGTAAAGATGTCTTCTCTCTCGATGCCTCGATGAGTATCCACGAAGCACTCGCCGAAGTTGCCGCCCAAAGTTTTACGCGTATCCCCGTCTATGGAGAACGCGGTTGTGAGGAAATCATCGGGGTTGTTTTAGAAAATGACCTCATTAAAGCCTACCTGCATGGCGATGGCGATAAATCCTTGCATTCCATCATGAAAAATCCGATTTATGTACCATCCAGCCTACCGCTTAAAGAGCTCCTTGCCGTCTTCCATCGTGAGTCGCTCAACATTGCCATCGTCTTGGATGAGTACGGTGGCTTAGCCGGAGTAGCTAGCCGAGAAGACGTATTAGAAGAAATTCTCGGCGAGCTCTATGATGAAGATGAAAATCCAGAGCTGGTAATGGAGAGCTTAGGCGACGCGCTACGCCTCTCTGGCGACTTGCCCATCTATCGCCTAGAAGAGGTGGCAGGCGAACGCATTACGCACGACAAACATATCTTTACTGTGGCAGGATTACTCGCAGAAAAACTCGAACGCATCGCCGAGGTGAACGACGAAGTGATCTTTGATGTAGGTAAATTCATTGTCGAACAAGTCACCGAAAATCGTATCGAATCGCTGCTATTTTATCCTAAACGTGAAGAAAATACCCCACTATTAGAGGATTTTTCCGAATAA
- a CDS encoding threonine aldolase family protein, translating into MNMRRVDLRSDTLTKPSEAMRKAMLQAPVGDDVYLEDPTILALEEKAADLLGMESALFVSSGTMGNLIAAYLHAPRGTEVLMHERAHTYRTELSGISAVAGAKPLLASGDRGILKREALEPLMNKRAIYYMERTSAIFIENTHNFCGGSVWNALELVEIADFAREHKLALHMDGARLFNASVASGMSAKEIVKDCHSVTFCLSKGLGAPVGSILAGDRDFVYEARRTRKMLGGGMRQAGMLAAAGIYALDHNIDRLAEDHQHAQFLAKAAKENPIFTQVIEPETNILFLHTDRPAVQIVEKLAQRGIAVLSLDAHTIRFVTHLDVSTVDINYVSEVLRELK; encoded by the coding sequence ATGAATATGCGAAGAGTAGATCTGCGTAGCGATACGCTTACCAAGCCATCTGAGGCGATGCGAAAAGCGATGCTTCAAGCCCCCGTGGGGGACGATGTCTATCTGGAGGATCCGACCATTCTTGCGTTAGAAGAGAAGGCTGCCGATCTGTTGGGGATGGAGTCGGCGCTCTTTGTCAGCAGTGGTACGATGGGTAATCTTATCGCAGCTTATCTGCATGCACCACGAGGCACCGAGGTCTTGATGCACGAACGTGCCCATACTTACCGTACGGAGCTTTCGGGTATTTCGGCGGTGGCGGGGGCAAAGCCATTGCTTGCCAGTGGCGATCGCGGTATTCTTAAGCGAGAAGCGCTCGAGCCTCTGATGAACAAGCGAGCCATCTATTATATGGAGCGTACCAGTGCAATCTTTATTGAGAACACCCACAATTTTTGTGGCGGAAGTGTCTGGAATGCATTGGAGCTAGTGGAGATTGCCGACTTCGCGCGCGAGCATAAATTGGCGCTCCACATGGATGGGGCAAGACTCTTTAACGCCAGTGTTGCCTCGGGGATGAGTGCCAAGGAGATTGTGAAAGATTGTCATTCGGTAACTTTCTGTTTAAGTAAAGGATTAGGTGCGCCGGTGGGTTCGATTTTGGCAGGCGATCGTGATTTTGTCTACGAAGCTCGCCGTACGCGAAAAATGCTCGGTGGTGGTATGCGCCAAGCAGGAATGTTGGCTGCTGCCGGTATCTACGCCCTCGATCATAACATCGATCGTTTGGCCGAAGATCATCAACACGCACAATTCTTGGCAAAGGCAGCCAAGGAGAATCCGATCTTTACGCAAGTTATCGAGCCGGAAACCAATATTCTCTTCCTCCACACCGATCGTCCTGCGGTACAAATTGTCGAGAAGTTGGCGCAACGTGGCATTGCGGTTCTCTCCTTGGATGCGCATACGATTCGGTTTGTTACCCATTTAGATGTCTCAACCGTAGATATTAATTATGTGAGTGAGGTTTTGCGTGAGCTTAAATAA
- the guaA gene encoding glutamine-hydrolyzing GMP synthase, which yields MSLNKHEAWLTDALLVIDYGSQLTQLIAKRSRKVGVYSQVVAYDSDFSTIDLNAYCAFVISGGPMSVHDADAQGIPPALLASGKPMLFICYGAQRLAHEAGGRVESSQKREFGATLIRLVKPEHPLFCGWQMESKVLMSHSDHIEVLPDAFDALAYTDQGVLAAYAHREKPYYAVQFHPESEDTVHGEALFINFLQTIARAPANWSMPYYLEEEVKVLRERIGDRQVLLGLSGGVDSLVSAAILDRAIGNQLYCVFVDHGLMRANEAQQVRAYVEAHFNLNLIQVNASEQFLSALVGVEDPEAKRKIVGKLFVETFLAVAKEQIQSHHLTFLAQGTIYSDVIESAHGGKSQLIKSHHNVGGLPEELHLELVEPLRYLFKDEVRALGLAMGIDRALVMRHPFPGPGLTIRILGEVKAEYIPILQHADTIMLDELHSAGLYDAVSQAFCVFLPVKSVGVKGDNRSYDYTIGVRMIQSDDFMTGRFAQLPWSVLERIGARIVNEVAHVSRVVYDITNKPPATIEWE from the coding sequence GTGAGCTTAAATAAGCACGAAGCTTGGCTTACCGACGCACTCTTGGTGATAGATTATGGGTCGCAGTTGACACAGCTGATTGCCAAGCGCTCCCGAAAAGTGGGCGTCTACTCGCAGGTGGTTGCCTACGACAGCGACTTTTCTACTATCGATCTTAACGCATACTGTGCTTTTGTTATCTCCGGTGGCCCAATGAGTGTGCATGATGCGGATGCGCAGGGAATTCCGCCTGCACTCTTAGCAAGTGGTAAGCCGATGCTCTTTATTTGCTATGGCGCGCAACGCTTGGCGCATGAGGCGGGTGGGCGTGTGGAGAGTTCGCAAAAGCGTGAATTCGGCGCCACATTAATCCGTCTGGTTAAGCCGGAGCATCCGCTCTTTTGTGGATGGCAGATGGAGTCGAAGGTCTTGATGAGCCACTCGGATCATATCGAAGTATTGCCCGATGCCTTTGACGCGCTTGCCTACACCGATCAAGGGGTGCTGGCTGCCTATGCGCATCGTGAAAAACCTTATTATGCCGTACAGTTTCACCCCGAATCTGAAGATACGGTGCATGGGGAGGCGCTCTTTATCAACTTTTTGCAGACCATCGCGCGAGCACCGGCCAATTGGTCGATGCCCTACTACCTAGAGGAAGAGGTGAAGGTTTTGCGTGAGCGCATTGGCGATCGACAGGTTTTGCTGGGGTTATCGGGCGGGGTGGATAGCTTGGTGAGCGCGGCAATTCTGGATCGCGCGATTGGTAACCAGCTCTATTGTGTTTTTGTCGATCACGGGTTGATGCGCGCCAACGAGGCGCAACAGGTGAGGGCGTATGTCGAGGCACATTTTAATTTGAATCTTATTCAAGTCAATGCGAGTGAGCAATTTCTCTCGGCACTGGTGGGGGTGGAGGATCCTGAGGCTAAGCGAAAGATTGTTGGTAAGCTCTTTGTCGAGACCTTTTTAGCCGTGGCAAAGGAGCAAATTCAATCGCATCACTTAACGTTCTTGGCGCAGGGCACGATCTATTCCGATGTCATCGAGAGCGCCCACGGAGGTAAATCGCAGTTGATTAAGAGCCATCATAATGTCGGTGGGTTGCCCGAAGAGCTCCATTTGGAGTTGGTCGAGCCATTACGGTATCTCTTTAAAGATGAGGTGCGCGCGCTTGGCTTGGCGATGGGGATTGATCGTGCGTTGGTAATGCGTCATCCCTTTCCAGGGCCGGGCTTAACGATCCGTATCTTGGGGGAGGTGAAGGCGGAGTATATCCCGATTCTTCAACATGCCGATACGATTATGCTCGATGAGTTGCACTCTGCTGGTCTTTACGATGCGGTTTCGCAGGCATTTTGCGTCTTTTTGCCCGTCAAGAGCGTGGGCGTGAAGGGCGATAATCGCAGTTATGACTACACCATTGGTGTGCGGATGATCCAGAGCGACGACTTTATGACCGGTCGTTTCGCGCAACTCCCTTGGTCGGTGTTAGAGCGTATCGGTGCGCGTATCGTCAACGAGGTTGCCCATGTTAGCCGTGTGGTCTACGACATCACGAACAAACCACCGGCCACCATCGAGTGGGAGTAG